The Verrucomicrobiota bacterium genome contains a region encoding:
- a CDS encoding sugar nucleotide-binding protein: MILLLGASGYVGQAFATELRRRQWPFIPLTRQAFDYTNFDLLFDYVRKTQPEFIINAAGYMGKPNVDACEVAREQTLCANVLLPKVIARVCLMTNTPWGHVSSGYIYAGAKLVHDGRPSTETNLNQSELRRLFAEHPEKIRGFTEWDEPNYSSQSAPWSFYSGTKALAEKAIQAMGQSFIWRPGIPFNERDEPRNFLSKLQHCARVYDGVNSISHLGDFVRAALELWERNAPFGIYNVTNPGVLTTRQVVEMIQRILKPDHHFEFSGDGEGHWGAGAKAPWSNCILDVSKMLATGVRMRSAREAVEDALRKWRAATPALELRWN; this comes from the coding sequence ATGATCCTGCTGTTGGGAGCGAGTGGTTACGTCGGTCAGGCTTTTGCAACCGAATTGCGCAGACGCCAATGGCCGTTCATTCCTTTGACTCGCCAGGCATTTGATTACACCAACTTTGATCTTTTGTTCGATTATGTTCGCAAGACGCAGCCTGAGTTTATCATCAATGCTGCGGGTTACATGGGGAAACCCAATGTGGACGCCTGCGAAGTGGCGCGCGAGCAAACTCTCTGCGCCAATGTTCTGCTGCCGAAAGTCATCGCGCGCGTGTGTCTGATGACCAACACGCCCTGGGGACACGTCTCTTCAGGTTATATTTACGCGGGCGCAAAGCTGGTGCATGACGGCAGACCCTCAACTGAAACAAACCTCAACCAGTCCGAATTGCGACGGCTCTTTGCCGAGCATCCTGAAAAAATCCGCGGTTTTACCGAATGGGATGAACCGAATTATTCGTCCCAGAGTGCGCCCTGGAGTTTTTACAGTGGTACCAAGGCGCTGGCTGAAAAGGCGATCCAAGCAATGGGCCAAAGCTTCATCTGGCGGCCCGGCATTCCGTTCAACGAGCGGGACGAACCGCGCAATTTTTTGTCGAAGCTTCAGCATTGCGCCAGGGTTTATGACGGAGTGAACTCGATTTCACACCTGGGAGACTTTGTCCGGGCAGCACTGGAACTCTGGGAGCGCAATGCGCCGTTCGGTATCTACAATGTTACCAACCCCGGAGTCCTTACAACGCGGCAGGTGGTTGAAATGATTCAACGCATCCTCAAGCCGGATCATCACTTCGAATTCTCGGGGGATGGCGAAGGGCATTGGGGCGCGGGGGCCAAAGCGCCGTGGTCCAACTGTATTCTCGATGTTTCCAAGATGCTGGCCACCGGCGTGCGGATGCGTTCTGCCCGGGAAGCCGTGGAGGACGCCCTGCGCAAATGGCGCGCGGCGACGCCGGCATTGGAGCTGCGTTGGAATTGA
- a CDS encoding outer membrane beta-barrel protein — protein sequence MNLQNQIRLVARRRSFGIELITVLLLLMAMAQPAPAQQVLSPGSLSPAVPPALQQLQSGVTDMLSPPGTTPGGGPGTSEFRWGPVQTNEMDVFAPAGTAASGEKADQPFKWGPLTLRPHLLYRFLYADGILATTNKPVITVIHELAPGFLLEIGSHWKLDYTPTWRFYSRTNFQDTLDHNVILTGGTTFEDWVFGLSQGFTRSSAPLIETGTQTAQDTYSTGINGSYRMNSKMSLDLGLSQVFRDAQDFQSSREWATLDWLNYQFFPRLNIAIGAGFGFVDVETGPDMTYEQLQGRINWRATDKLSFQLRAGAEDRQFHVGGASDVINPVFGAAVEYMPFEVTKISLRAERTVSASYFANEVVENTSVGANLNQRLFKKIYADLGGEYHTVKYVGSTASSSNLRTDDYYALNARLSYLFLKRGSLAAFYQYSRNDSSPASSGFSYLSRQVGVELGYRY from the coding sequence ATGAACCTTCAAAATCAGATCCGCCTGGTTGCCCGGAGAAGGAGTTTCGGGATTGAGTTGATAACCGTGCTGCTCCTCTTGATGGCCATGGCCCAGCCCGCACCGGCGCAACAAGTGCTCAGCCCGGGATCCCTGTCACCGGCCGTGCCGCCGGCGCTGCAACAATTGCAATCCGGCGTTACGGACATGTTGTCACCGCCGGGCACCACTCCCGGTGGCGGGCCGGGGACCTCGGAGTTTCGGTGGGGACCGGTCCAAACCAACGAGATGGACGTGTTCGCTCCGGCGGGGACCGCGGCAAGCGGTGAAAAAGCAGACCAACCATTTAAGTGGGGACCGCTGACCCTCCGGCCGCACTTGCTGTACCGATTTCTCTATGCCGATGGAATCCTGGCCACGACCAACAAGCCCGTGATCACCGTCATCCACGAACTCGCGCCGGGGTTTCTGCTGGAGATCGGCAGCCATTGGAAACTTGATTACACGCCTACTTGGAGATTTTATTCGAGGACAAACTTCCAGGACACCCTCGATCATAATGTCATCTTGACGGGCGGCACGACGTTTGAAGACTGGGTGTTTGGACTTTCGCAAGGTTTCACTCGCTCCTCCGCGCCGCTCATCGAAACCGGTACCCAGACCGCCCAGGACACCTATTCCACCGGGATCAACGGCTCCTATCGCATGAACAGCAAAATGTCGCTGGATCTGGGCCTCAGCCAGGTTTTCAGAGATGCTCAGGATTTTCAAAGCTCGCGCGAATGGGCAACGCTGGATTGGCTTAATTATCAATTCTTTCCGCGTCTCAACATCGCCATCGGCGCCGGTTTTGGTTTTGTTGATGTGGAGACTGGCCCCGATATGACGTATGAGCAATTGCAGGGGCGGATCAATTGGCGGGCTACTGACAAGCTGAGTTTTCAACTGCGCGCTGGTGCAGAAGACCGTCAGTTTCATGTCGGGGGAGCGAGTGACGTGATCAATCCAGTTTTTGGTGCCGCCGTTGAATACATGCCGTTTGAGGTGACAAAAATTTCCCTGCGCGCAGAACGCACCGTGTCCGCCTCCTATTTCGCGAATGAGGTGGTCGAGAACACCTCCGTGGGCGCGAATCTGAACCAACGTCTGTTCAAGAAAATTTACGCCGACCTGGGCGGCGAGTACCACACCGTCAAGTATGTCGGTTCCACCGCCAGCAGCTCCAACCTCCGCACCGACGATTATTACGCGTTGAACGCGCGATTGAGTTACTTGTTCCTGAAGCGTGGATCACTGGCAGCCTTCTACCAATATAGCCGCAACGACTCCTCCCCCGCCTCCTCCGGGTTTTCATATTTGAGCCGGCAAGTCGGAGTCGAACTCGGATATCGATACTAG
- a CDS encoding glucose-1-phosphate cytidylyltransferase, which produces MKVVLFCGGFGMRMREFSEAVPKPMVPIGYRPILWHVMKYYAHYGHKDFILCLGYKADVIKNYFLEYNECLSNDFVLSKGGKDLELLSRDIDDWKITFVDTGLTSNIGQRLKAVQKHLQGEAMFLANYTDGLSDVQIPLVIRSFEQTSNIACFVGVKPRASFHLINSDADGSVKSIEHVAKSGARMNGGFFVLRQEIFNFMQDGEELVEAPFRRLISEGKLMTHPHEGYWACMDTFKERQELEDVFSRGNAPWAVWNHKP; this is translated from the coding sequence ATGAAGGTGGTCCTTTTTTGCGGCGGGTTCGGCATGAGGATGCGCGAGTTTTCCGAGGCGGTCCCGAAGCCGATGGTGCCGATCGGCTATCGGCCCATTCTCTGGCACGTGATGAAGTATTACGCGCACTACGGCCACAAGGACTTCATCTTGTGTCTCGGATACAAGGCGGACGTCATCAAAAACTATTTCCTGGAATACAACGAGTGCCTGTCAAACGACTTCGTCCTCTCGAAAGGCGGGAAGGATCTGGAGCTGCTGAGCCGCGACATTGACGATTGGAAGATTACGTTTGTGGACACCGGGTTGACGTCCAACATCGGTCAGCGCCTGAAGGCCGTGCAAAAACATCTCCAAGGCGAAGCGATGTTTCTGGCCAATTACACGGACGGCCTTTCCGATGTCCAGATTCCCTTGGTCATCCGTTCCTTCGAACAAACTTCAAACATAGCTTGTTTTGTGGGAGTCAAACCGCGGGCCAGCTTCCACTTGATCAACAGTGACGCGGATGGAAGCGTGAAGAGCATTGAGCACGTGGCCAAATCCGGCGCGCGGATGAACGGCGGTTTCTTCGTTTTGCGGCAGGAGATTTTCAATTTCATGCAGGACGGTGAAGAGTTGGTGGAGGCGCCGTTCCGGCGTTTGATCAGCGAAGGCAAACTCATGACCCACCCGCATGAAGGCTACTGGGCGTGCATGGACACGTTCAAGGAGCGACAGGAACTGGAAGACGTGTTCAGCCGTGGCAACGCGCCGTGGGCTGTCTGGAATCATAAGCCTTGA
- a CDS encoding PIG-L family deacetylase — MKATGRAWTRSRSDRNWKTCSAVATRRGLSGIISLDEGNGVIAFNLDGVRRVLCLGAHSDDIEIGCGGTVLRLIEGSDKLEFYWLVLSSNPARAKEAERSANAFLRGVRRKTVVVKSFRDGFLPYIGAPVKDCFEELKKTFAPDVIFTHFRHDLHQDHRMVCELTWNTFRNHLILEYEIPKYDADLGSPNFFVPLSDAISRKKVKWLMRYFGTQRSKQWFSEDLFNGLMRVRGIEAASPTRCAEAFHCRKLLLGQVK, encoded by the coding sequence ATGAAGGCTACTGGGCGTGCATGGACACGTTCAAGGAGCGACAGGAACTGGAAGACGTGTTCAGCCGTGGCAACGCGCCGTGGGCTGTCTGGAATCATAAGCCTTGACGAAGGAAATGGCGTGATCGCGTTTAATTTGGATGGGGTGAGGCGGGTTCTGTGCCTGGGCGCGCACAGCGATGACATTGAGATCGGCTGCGGGGGGACGGTTCTCCGCCTGATCGAAGGCTCGGACAAGCTCGAGTTCTACTGGCTGGTCCTCAGCTCCAATCCGGCGCGAGCGAAGGAGGCGGAGCGCAGTGCGAACGCGTTCCTGCGCGGGGTGCGGCGGAAAACAGTTGTGGTGAAATCCTTCCGCGATGGTTTCCTGCCGTACATCGGCGCGCCAGTGAAGGACTGCTTCGAGGAACTCAAGAAAACCTTTGCGCCCGATGTCATCTTTACTCACTTCCGGCACGATTTGCACCAGGACCATCGCATGGTGTGCGAGTTGACTTGGAACACTTTTAGGAATCACCTCATTCTGGAATACGAGATCCCAAAGTATGATGCCGACTTGGGTTCGCCGAACTTCTTTGTGCCGCTGAGCGATGCCATCAGTCGTAAGAAGGTGAAATGGCTGATGCGCTACTTCGGCACGCAAAGGAGCAAGCAATGGTTTTCCGAGGACCTTTTCAACGGCCTGATGCGGGTTCGCGGCATCGAGGCTGCGTCACCGACGCGGTGCGCCGAGGCCTTCCATTGCCGGAAGTTGCTTCTCGGACAGGTGAAGTGA
- a CDS encoding nucleotide sugar dehydrogenase produces the protein MKIAIIGLGYVGLPLSLQFARSGVTVLGLDIDPVKVEALKAGRSYIKHIPPESIAEATNAGKFSASTDLRRVREVEAVIICVPTPLNKNREPDISFIIQTGKSIAPHLTKGTLVVLESTTYPGTTDEDLREVLEAGSGMNAGVDFHLAFSPEREDPGNVQSKVQMIPKVIGGYTPACLERAKALYGQAIKTLVPVSSCRTAEATKLLENIFRSVNIALVNELKLVYGAMGIDIWEVIQAAKTKPFGFMAFYPGPGLGGHCIPIDPFYLTWKAREYGQNTRFIELAGEINTAMPTYVINRTAEALNAQRKSLNGSRVLVLGLAYKPNVDDDRESPSYVLMDLLGERGAAVSYYDPFVPVVRPTREHPHWAGTRSVSWNRETLQSFDVVIIATNHQSINYQELAEWSPCIVDTRNALADVKSKSGQVWKA, from the coding sequence ATGAAGATTGCAATCATCGGTTTGGGTTACGTTGGACTGCCGCTTTCGCTGCAGTTCGCGCGTTCGGGAGTGACGGTTTTGGGACTGGACATCGATCCCGTCAAGGTTGAGGCGCTCAAGGCGGGACGGAGTTATATCAAACATATCCCTCCCGAGAGCATTGCGGAGGCGACGAACGCCGGCAAATTCAGCGCGTCCACCGACCTCAGACGAGTCCGGGAAGTCGAGGCAGTCATCATTTGCGTGCCCACGCCGCTGAACAAGAACCGCGAGCCGGATATCTCGTTCATTATTCAAACCGGCAAATCGATTGCGCCTCATCTGACAAAGGGGACGCTCGTGGTGCTGGAATCCACGACTTATCCGGGCACCACCGATGAAGACTTGCGCGAGGTGCTGGAAGCCGGGTCTGGAATGAATGCGGGTGTCGATTTTCACCTGGCGTTCTCGCCGGAGAGGGAGGATCCGGGCAATGTGCAGAGCAAGGTTCAAATGATTCCCAAAGTGATCGGTGGTTACACGCCGGCTTGCCTTGAACGCGCCAAGGCGCTTTATGGCCAGGCCATCAAAACGCTGGTCCCCGTCTCCTCCTGTCGGACCGCCGAAGCGACCAAGCTGCTGGAGAATATTTTTCGCAGTGTGAACATCGCCCTGGTGAATGAACTGAAGCTCGTGTACGGGGCCATGGGCATTGACATCTGGGAAGTGATTCAGGCGGCCAAGACAAAACCCTTCGGCTTCATGGCGTTTTATCCAGGACCGGGACTGGGTGGTCATTGTATCCCAATCGATCCATTTTATCTTACCTGGAAAGCCCGCGAGTATGGTCAAAACACCCGCTTCATCGAACTGGCAGGCGAGATTAACACCGCCATGCCAACCTATGTAATCAACCGGACGGCTGAAGCCCTAAACGCACAACGAAAATCGTTGAACGGAAGTCGGGTGTTGGTGCTCGGCCTGGCCTACAAGCCCAATGTGGATGATGATCGCGAGTCCCCCAGCTATGTTCTGATGGACCTCCTAGGAGAACGCGGTGCGGCGGTGTCCTATTACGATCCCTTCGTGCCGGTCGTGCGCCCGACGCGCGAGCATCCGCATTGGGCGGGCACCCGATCGGTGAGCTGGAACAGGGAAACACTGCAAAGTTTCGATGTCGTCATCATCGCCACCAACCATCAGTCGATTAACTATCAGGAACTGGCGGAGTGGTCGCCCTGCATCGTGGATACGCGCAATGCCCTGGCGGATGTGAAATCAAAGTCCGGCCAGGTTTGGAAGGCTTGA